The following are encoded in a window of Bordetella genomosp. 10 genomic DNA:
- a CDS encoding ABC transporter permease, translated as MKTLSFPPFSVSALPWPSRAARRAALGLLGVFVLWEAVARGLDLPAYVLPSVTRILQAIAQQHALLLKAAAITAMEAAAGFAIGSLAGLFLAIVLTMLPAVRRSVLPVATALNSVPVVAYAPLILLWFGMGPESKIVMVALAVGFTVFLHALAGLDRVDPRAVDLMRSFGADRAAILWRLRVPAAIPLTAAGMRVSTVRAMIVAIVTEMLGATGGLGWTIFQGVLQIDFVQVWAAIFVASAISLLFFGAVNLLEKRYVFWK; from the coding sequence GTGAAGACGCTGTCCTTCCCCCCGTTTTCCGTCTCCGCCTTGCCCTGGCCCTCGCGGGCGGCGCGGCGCGCGGCCCTGGGCCTGCTGGGCGTGTTCGTGCTGTGGGAGGCCGTGGCGCGGGGCCTGGACCTGCCCGCCTACGTGCTGCCCAGCGTCACGCGCATCCTGCAGGCCATCGCGCAGCAGCACGCGTTGCTCCTGAAGGCGGCCGCCATCACGGCGATGGAAGCCGCCGCGGGTTTCGCCATCGGGTCGCTGGCGGGCCTGTTCCTGGCCATCGTCCTGACCATGCTGCCGGCGGTGCGGCGCAGCGTGCTGCCCGTCGCCACGGCGCTGAATTCGGTGCCGGTAGTGGCTTATGCGCCGCTCATCCTGCTGTGGTTCGGCATGGGGCCGGAAAGCAAGATCGTCATGGTGGCGCTGGCGGTGGGATTCACTGTTTTCCTGCACGCGCTGGCGGGGCTGGACCGGGTGGATCCGCGCGCGGTCGACCTCATGCGCAGCTTCGGCGCGGATCGCGCGGCCATCCTGTGGCGCCTGCGCGTGCCGGCGGCCATCCCCCTGACGGCGGCGGGGATGCGGGTGTCGACGGTGCGCGCCATGATCGTCGCCATCGTCACGGAAATGCTGGGCGCCACGGGCGGCCTGGGATGGACGATATTCCAGGGCGTGCTGCAGATCGATTTCGTCCAGGTCTGGGCCGCCATCTTCGTCGCTTCCGCCATCAGCCTGCTGTTCTTCGGGGCGGTGAATCTATTGGAGAAGCGGTATGTGTTCTGGAAATGA
- a CDS encoding cupin domain-containing protein produces the protein MCSGNEASEALSAGASNEALNGTSGGVSNETSAVASMAALPPGRAAAPAGAAQARARYFNSANAFNIHLDPVPARIFTEPAAAALADEGAAGPSATAFFACDQSAQLGCPWPATTPFMLARYARIAPGASLDADFAASGSIWYVIAGRGQARHTGGAEVLDWASGDVFYLPAGAATLRAEGPRSAVLWLVTDEPLLAYHGLRAARPGDAPVHFKSGDIAAEIDRIHGSVPDAGTSGLAVVFSSEAMQARRNLMPALTLSLNTLPPGCAQAPHRHNSAALTLIVAGEACHSRVDGQDCPWSDWATLVTPAGAPHSHHNNGPRRADFLIVQDGGLYYEARTMGFAFLDDSARD, from the coding sequence ATGTGTTCTGGAAATGAAGCGTCCGAAGCGCTGTCCGCTGGGGCGTCGAACGAGGCGTTGAACGGGACGTCCGGCGGGGTGTCGAACGAGACGTCCGCTGTGGCGTCCATGGCGGCGCTGCCGCCGGGGCGGGCCGCCGCGCCGGCGGGCGCGGCGCAGGCGCGGGCGCGCTATTTCAATTCCGCCAATGCCTTCAACATTCACCTGGACCCGGTGCCGGCGCGCATCTTCACCGAGCCGGCCGCCGCCGCCCTGGCGGACGAAGGCGCGGCGGGCCCCTCCGCGACCGCCTTCTTCGCCTGCGACCAATCCGCGCAACTGGGATGCCCCTGGCCCGCCACCACGCCCTTCATGCTGGCCCGCTATGCGCGCATCGCCCCGGGCGCCAGCCTGGACGCCGATTTCGCGGCCAGCGGCTCGATCTGGTACGTGATCGCGGGCCGCGGCCAGGCGCGGCATACCGGCGGCGCCGAGGTCCTGGATTGGGCAAGCGGCGACGTCTTCTACCTGCCGGCCGGCGCCGCCACGCTGCGCGCCGAGGGGCCGCGGTCGGCCGTCTTGTGGCTGGTCACGGACGAGCCCCTGCTGGCCTACCACGGCCTGCGCGCCGCGCGGCCCGGCGACGCGCCGGTGCATTTCAAGTCCGGGGATATCGCCGCGGAAATCGATCGCATCCATGGCAGCGTGCCGGACGCCGGCACGTCGGGGCTGGCGGTCGTGTTCTCCAGCGAGGCCATGCAGGCGCGGCGCAACCTGATGCCGGCGCTGACGCTGTCCCTGAACACCTTGCCGCCGGGCTGCGCGCAAGCGCCGCACCGGCACAACTCGGCGGCCCTGACCCTCATCGTCGCGGGCGAGGCTTGCCATTCGCGTGTCGACGGGCAGGACTGCCCGTGGTCCGACTGGGCGACGCTGGTCACCCCCGCCGGCGCGCCGCATTCCCATCACAATAACGGCCCGCGCCGCGCGGATTTCCTCATCGTCCAGGACGGCGGCCTGTATTACGAAGCCCGCACCATGGGGTTCGCGTTCCTGGACGATAGCGCCCGGGACTAG